Proteins co-encoded in one Aethina tumida isolate Nest 87 chromosome 7, icAetTumi1.1, whole genome shotgun sequence genomic window:
- the LOC109602302 gene encoding uncharacterized protein LOC109602302, whose amino-acid sequence MSKLEFLKQYKKDVETIRKSAKNLGLSDSEVNKIFNDCINNITEKKCSKNKAQKCNFTIKLFLLFLCFCISIYILLNVHQTTSSIVLRNVQGLIYPGMKMVRYLSVPIIKLFPSLTDLYDESCLVENPYFYVTDMECWPCEDVYSVIDLTGLKEKVSFQSGAPFITKTNQSVSFSKLTDHIKHNKAILETDFRRFTSSNNSITTMHQLIKLKEHEIKLSNLHATWRINKMDPARIMRQIFPRPDFISEWSGQSVERFIIVDGAKAHPYELPNTECSYIFVIQASGERTIVLKPSRECNKECRTVSILLKQSYVLWYNWWYWRPISLPTENSTETSITYINSSC is encoded by the exons atgtcaaagcTCGAATTTCTCAagcaatataaaaaagatgtAGAAACTATAAGAAAAAGTGCCAAAAATTTAGGTTTAAGTGATTCAGAAgtcaacaaaatattcaatgactgcattaataacataactgaaaagaaatgCTCAAAAAACAAAGctcaaaaatgtaactttacaataaaattatttttattatttttatgtttttgtatatcaatttacattttactgaATGTGCATCAAACTACTTCAAGTATTGTATTAAGAAATGTGCAAGGATTGATTTATCCTGGCATGAAAATGGTTCGATATTTGTCTGTGCCAATCATAAAACTGTTCCCATCATTAAcag ATTTGTATGATGAAAGTTGTTTAGTGGAAAATCCATATTTCTATGTAACTGACATGGAATGTTGGCCCTGTGAAGATGTTTATTCTGTTATTGATTTAACTGGACTTAAAGAAAAAGTTTCCTTTCAATCTGGTGCACCTTTCATTACAAAG ACAAATCAATCAGTCTCTTTTTCAAAACTAACTGACCACATAAAACATAACAAAGCAATATTGGAAACAGACTTTAGAAGGTTTACATCATCTAACAACAGTATTACCACAATGCATcaactgattaaattaaaagaacatgaaataaaattgtcaaatttacaTGCAACCTGGAGAATAAACAAAATGGATCCAGCCAGAATAATGCGACAGATTTTTCCACGACCTGACTTCATATCTGAATGGTCTGGTCAAAGTGTGGAAAGATTTATAATTGTAGATGGGGCCAAAGCACATCCTTATGAGTTGCCCAATACTGAATGCagctatatttttgttattcaagCATCTGGTGAAAGAACCATAGTCTTAAAACCATCTAGAGAGTGCAATAAGGAATGTAGAACAGTGTCCATATTGCTCAAACAATCTTATGttt TGTGGTATAACTGGTGGTATTGGAGGCCTATTAGTCTTCCAACTGAAAACTCTACAGAGACTTccattacatatattaattcatCTTGTTAA
- the LOC109602306 gene encoding RING finger protein 121, translated as MDVHQPVNMLNRTMDQLTPEEKWRLEHQKLHEQHKGHEKMHAEMIIILIVTLFIAQFVLIEWKKRWYRSYLIVTLIGMWIIPMILSVRSHWWRFIFIWLVFSCITGLIVAKSLQKPIDRVTPRFVYKWFLLVYKTSYVLGIIGYIIMMAAFFGLNFVFNAKINTWMDCGLLFIFYGLYLGVLGRDISEICADRMAAQIGYYSPQGIPSRSLDPGVCAVCGNKLLVGENEEGIIENTYKLSCEHVFHEFCIRGWCIVGKKQTCPYCKEKVDLKKMFCNPWEKPHVLFGQLLDWIRWLVAWQPMILFLVQGINWTLGLE; from the exons ATGGACGTACATCAACCGGTAAACATGCTAAACAGG ACCATGGATCAATTAACACCTGAAGAAAAATGGAG ACTGGAACATCAGAAATTACATGAACAACATAAGGGCCATGAGAAAATGCATGCAGAAATGATTATCATCCTTATAGTGACTCTGTTTATTGCCCAGTTTGTGTTAATCGAGTGGAAAAAGAGATGGTACAGATCTTATTTA ATAGTTACATTAATTGGCATGTGGATTATACCAATGATTTTAAGTGTGAGGAGTCACTGGTGGAGGTTTATTTTCATATGGCTAGTGTTCTCTTGTATTACTGGTCTGATAGTGGCTAAATCTTTGCAAAAACCAATTGACAGGGTAACTCCAAG attcgttTATAAATGGTTCTTGCTGGTATACAAAACCAGTTATGTGTTGGGCATAATCGGTTATATCATAATGATGGCCGCATTCTTTGGTCTCAACTTCGTATTCAATGCGAAAATTAACACATGGATGGACTGCGGGCTCCTTTTCATATTCTACGGTTTATATCTGGGCGTCCTCGGAAGGGATATATCCGAAATTTGCGCCGACCGAATGGCTGCCCAAATCGGG TATTATTCGCCACAGGGTATCCCAAGTAGGAGTTTGGACCCTGGAGTCTGCGCAGTTTGCGGTAACAAACTTTTGGTGGGCGAGAATGAAGAGGGTATTATCGAAAATACGTACAAACTTTCTTGTGAACATgt atttcaCGAGTTTTGCATAAGGGGCTGGTGCATAGTAGGTAAGAAGCAAACTTGTCCATACTGCAAGGAAAAAGTCgatcttaaaaaaatgttctgcAATCCGTGGGAGAAACCTCACGTTTTATTTGGCCAACTACTGGATTGGATCAGATGGCTGGTAGCCTGGCAACCAATGATACTTTTCTTGGTGCAGGGAATAAACTGGACACTTGGTCTTGAGTGa
- the LOC109602305 gene encoding uncharacterized protein LOC109602305, protein MVSGPFDKLSFPKFESEYNFEQRILIVWFERQFSQTFYTPRNCSNACTLIAILMAAKCHHTKLKINHPQKSLNTELIYMLDKSMRQGNHIHEQLRQNNVLKHVNLSVPEAIKFGEGETQGMVEWKSPVYTQSMSKYLYEHLKSSHKLWMKMSKNKRPDNLFVVLVADSRSVLFVFQEQTDTITLIDSHQHSQTNGAIIAVCRTNRMRSLCEWFTQMTIMFYKCDPHLYELSFLYFEKEVIQEN, encoded by the coding sequence ATGGTATCGGGTCCGTTCGACAAGCTTTCTTTTCCGAAATTCGAAAGCGAGTACAACTTCGAACAACGCATTTTAATAGTGTGGTTTGAACGGCAATTCTCTCAAACGTTCTACACGCCCCGAAACTGCAGCAATGCATGCACCCTAATTGCCATTTTAATGGCGGCAAAATGTCACCATACCAAGCTGAAGATAAATCACCCCCAGAAGTCTTTGAACACCGAATTGATATATATGCTCGACAAAAGCATGAGACAAGGAAACCACATTCACGAACAGCTGCGACAGAACAACGTCTTGAAACACGTAAACCTAAGTGTACCGGAAGCGATAAAGTTCGGAGAAGGCGAAACTCAGGGCATGGTCGAGTGGAAGAGTCCAGTTTACACACAATCAATGAGTAAATATCTCTACGAACATCTGAAGTCGTCTCATAAGCTGTGGATGAAAATGTCAAAGAATAAGCGACCGGACAACTTGTTCGTGGTTTTGGTCGCCGATTCGAGGTCAGTCCTCTTTGTTTTCCAGGAGCAGACGGACACAATAACGCTCATCGACTCGCATCAGCATTCACAGACAAACGGAGCTATCATCGCGGTGTGCAGGACGAATAGGATGAGGAGTTTGTGCGAATGGTTCACACAGATGACGATTATGTTCTACAAATGCGATCCACATCTCTACGAACtttcttttttgtattttgagaAGGAAGTCATTCAAGAAAACTAA
- the LOC109602291 gene encoding Hermansky-Pudlak syndrome 5 protein homolog, with product MCEKYLLVEYVSAINNVLSQTFQSMQRIKLTCFDVSNNYIVFGASSGGIYIFAREPCSFIKLIPSKEGSATNILISPNEKKIAISSSRGLILILEDIFELNYQIYNEHEGNLITALKWHNEGLFCGDNTGKITLTTVTNILAKAIFQSSSTPLMHLDSAVVQIDCYSKYLLISTQTRVYFCDTERQQYRQIGKKLREGAYGACFFNLHTGTDKEPIIYNKGLFQTLAEDDNFCSTNTNVQIYCARPGARLWEANFEAVVLKTHQFRSSLSQAPSELIHINDSSNERLNISDSTNVESIIENFNFGKLLNVLNKFILTYDKRGIFVFDPACSSLVFWTNSFNNIRDIRIVNSLLYIWSNKLQINVLSLVTLEEIVLKTLLRKQYYLCADLCLHYSKELNDLIESSNKLYLITSLKAKLLEFEELELLQRIEPTLNKIKELSQSRQKSRKLNNGIVVIDNAYKKHADLIPESVQNFTPKASSSKEPTDDNIQVYTMYKQYKLHETHKNIDIPDFCKLFESDAVYYTIVKFVQYMVEEHNLDVKAWCEEQSLKQISKRCKMLECPKLKEFLLEAFFNVNKTELKDLVCECGFPLPNLHNKEPKFYSLGINLLECDINDNIKRLPYLYKERLMKLKDLNEILDNLVLLIQFSDVHIFKLYLNKFTYDIWDETVKHLINLKKGSCLNCSQRIEVTESLSWTQLGLVIVQSIGAQNTTKLFKRYAQYIPKGELDNKFYQACIFATVADLTPQKQTGVSFLDEVLNSNSSCEFEKYMQSYLKNKYLGKYSDSMPSYSSLKVPSCGFCNLPMDTPIINDPTRLPCGHFFHTLCVNHNNNLCFVCNKGTN from the exons atgtgtgaaaaatatttactcgtCGAATACGTCAGTGCGATAAACAATGTGCTTAGTCAGACATTCCAATCGATGCAACGGATTAAG ctAACATGCTTCGACGTATCTAATAATTACATTGTATTTGGAGCGAGCAGTGGCGGCATTTATATATTCGCTCGAGAACCTTGCAGTTTTATTAAACTCATTCCCAGTAAG GAAGGTTCagcaactaatattttaatttcaccaaatgaaaagaaaattgcAATAAGCAGTTCAAGGGGATTGATTTTAATACTAGAGGATATTTTCGAAttgaattatcaaatttataatgaacaCGAAGGGAATCTTATTACAGCCTTAAAATGGCACAATGAGGGACTGTTTTGTGGTGATAACACAGGAAAAATTACTCTAACAACTGTCACAAATATATTG GCAAAGGCAATTTTTCAATCATCTTCAACACCCTTGATGCATTTGGACTCGGCAGTTGTTCAGATAGACTGTTATTCAAAATACTTGCTCATCTCAACCCAAACTAGAGTATATTTTTGTGATACAGAGCGACAACAGTACAGACAAATAGGAAAGAAGCTCAGGGAAGGAGCTTATGGTGCATGCTTCTTTAACCTTCACACTGGCACTGACAAAGaaccaattatttataacaaaggtTTATTCCAAACATTGGCGGAGGACGATAATTTTTGCAGCACCAAcacaaatgtacaaatttattgtgCCAGACCAGGTGCGAGATTATGGGAGGCGAATTTCGAGGCTGTTGTCTTGAAAACGCACCAGTTTAGGAGTTCGTTGAGTCAAGCCCCGTCGGAATTAATACACATTAACGATAGTTCAAATGAAAGATTGAATATATCCGACAGTACAAACGTTGAAAGTATtattgaaaactttaattttggaaagcttttgaatgttttaaataagtttattttaacatatgatAAACGTggtatatttgtatttgatcCTGCTTGCAGCAGTCTAGTCTTTTGGACCAAttcatttaacaatataaGAGATATAAGAATCGTTAATAGTCTGTTGTACATATGGagcaacaaattacaaattaatgttttatcatTAGTCACATTAGAAGAAATAGTATTAAAGACATTGTTGAGAAAACAGTATTATTTATGTGCTGATCTATGTCTGCATTATTCCAAAGAACTCAATGATTTAATTGagtcttcaaataaattatatttaatcacaTCACTTAAAGCCAAACTATTGGAATTCGAAGAACTGGAATTGTTGCAAAGAATAGAGCCtacattgaataaaattaaggaaCTTTCACAAAGCAGGCAAAAAtctagaaaattaaacaatggaATTGTTGTAATAGATAATGCTTATAAGAAACATGCTGATTTAATACCAGAATCAGTTCAAAATTTTACTCCAAAAGCTTCTAGTTCCAAAGAACCCACTGATGACAATATCCAGGTGTATACCatgtataaacaatataaacttCATGAGACACACAAGAACATTGACATTCCTGATTTTTGCAAACTGTTTGAGTCTGATGCAgtatattatacaattgtGAAATTTGTACAATATATGGTAGAAGAGCATAATTTGGATGTTAAGGCTTGGTGTGAAGAACAGAGCCTCAAACAAATAAGTAAACGATGTAAAATGTTGGAATGTCCGAAATTAAAAGAGTTTCTCCTAGAAGCatttttcaatgtaaataaaacagaattaaaagatttagTTTGTGAATGTGGTTTTCCCTTACCAAATCTTCATAACAAAGAGCCAAAGTTTTATTCCTTGGgcataaatttattggaatGTGATATcaatgataatataaaaaggcTTCCTTACCTATATAAAGAAAGACTTATGAAACTGAAAGACTTGAATGAGATATTAGACAATCTAGTTTTGTTAATACAATTCAGCGAcgttcatatatttaaattatatttgaataaattcactTACGATATATGGGACGAAACTGTCaaacatttaatcaatttaaagaaAGGGTCATGTCTTAACTGCTCGCAAAGGATTGAAGTTACCGAATCACTTTCTTGGACTCAACTGGGTTTAGTAATTGTACAATCAATTGGTGCGCAAAACACTACGAAACTGTTTAAAAGATATGCCCAGTACATACCTAAAGGTGAACTAGACAATAAGTTTTATCAGGCGTGCATCTTCGCAACTGTTGCCGACTTGACACCGCAGAAACAGACTGGTGTTAGTTTTTTGGATGAAGTGCTCAACAGCAACTCATCTTGTGAG TTCGAAAAATACATGCAGTCGTATTTGAAAAACAAGTACTTGGGCAAATATAGTGATTCCATGCCCAGTTACTCTTCCTTAAAGGTTCCTAGCTGCGGTTTTTGTAATCTACCAATGGATACGCCGATTATAAACGACCCCACTAGATTACCCTGTGGTCATTTTTTCCATACATTATGTGTAaatcataataacaatttgtgTTTTGTGTGCAATAAAGGTACAAACTGA